The sequence TTGATCGTCGGGGTCATTCTCGTCGCGTTCGTCATCCTGGCCCCCGAGGGGCTGGTCGGGCTCGTCCGCCGGTGGCTGCCGCGGCGCCGGGCTGCCTGATGCCCGGCATCCTCCTGGACATCCAGGGCGTCACCAAGCGGTTCGGCGGCTTCCGGGCCCTCAACCAGGTGAGTCTGCAGATCCGCGCCGGGGAGCGGTTCGGCCTCATCGGGCCCAACGGATCCGGCAAGACGACCCTCATCAACTGCATCTCGGGCACCCTCAAGACCGACGGCGGGCGCATTCTGCTCGAGTCGCGCGATATCACGGGCCTGGCCGCCCACCGCCGCACGCGCCTGGGCATCGCGCGCAGCTTCCAGATCCCCAAACCGTTCAAGAGCATGACGGTTCTAGAAAATCTGCGCATCCCGCTGGAGTACGTCGCGCACCGGGACGGGGGCGGCCACGACGCGACCACCGAGGCCCTGGAGATCCTCCGGCTCATGGGGCTCGAGGCCAAGGCCGACGTCACCACGGGCGGCCTCACCCAGATCGATCTCCGGAAGCTGGAGCTGGCCCGGGCCATGGCCGCGAAGCCGCGGCTCCTGATCGCCGACGAGGCCATGGCCGGGCTGTCGGCCACGGAGGTCGACGACATCCTGGCCATCCTGTTCCGGCTCAACGAGCGGGGTATCACCGTCATCATGATCGAGCACATCATGCGGGCGGTCATGCGCTTCTCGGAGCGCATCGCCGTGCTGGACGCCGGCGAGAAGATCGCCGAGGGCACCCCGGATCAGA comes from Candidatus Methylomirabilota bacterium and encodes:
- a CDS encoding ABC transporter ATP-binding protein, which gives rise to MPGILLDIQGVTKRFGGFRALNQVSLQIRAGERFGLIGPNGSGKTTLINCISGTLKTDGGRILLESRDITGLAAHRRTRLGIARSFQIPKPFKSMTVLENLRIPLEYVAHRDGGGHDATTEALEILRLMGLEAKADVTTGGLTQIDLRKLELARAMAAKPRLLIADEAMAGLSATEVDDILAILFRLNERGITVIMIEHIMRAVMRFSERIAVLDAGEKIAEGTPDQILGNKTVERAYLGE